CGACGGGTCCCACGAACGGTACTGGCCGTCGTCGACGATCGTGTGACCGCGGGCACGCAGCGAGTCGCGTTCGGCCTGGGGGACGCGGTGCTGCTCGACGAAGAGCGCGCAGCACGTGTCTGCATCCACCCGGGCCGCGTCGAGCGCGAGCGCCGGGTCCATCTCGAAGTCGACGACGTTCGAGACGGCCAGGAGCAGGGCTGAGGGGAGGTGCGGACCGCCGACCCCACCGGCGACCAGCCGCGGGACGCCGTCGGTGCTGACGATCACGGGCGTGACGGAGGATCGGGGGCGCTTGCCGGGACGGGGCTCGTTCGCGGTGCCGGGTTCGTCGAAGTCGGTCAGCTGGTTGTTCAGCAGGATGCCGGTGCCGGGCACGACGACAGCGCTGCCGTAGGGCTGTTCGATGCTGCAAGTGATCGACGCGGCGTTGCCGGCGGCGTCGACGACGCTGACGTGGGCGGTGCTCGTGCCCTCG
This genomic window from Actinomycetota bacterium contains:
- a CDS encoding gamma-glutamyltransferase family protein — encoded protein: EGTSTAHVSVVDAAGNAASITCSIEQPYGSAVVVPGTGILLNNQLTDFDEPGTANEPRPGKRPRSSVTPVIVSTDGVPRLVAGGVGGPHLPSALLLAVSNVVDFEMDPALALDAARVDADTCCALFVEQHRVPQAERDSLRARGHTIVDDGQYRSWDPSVQLVGTEADGRTRFATSDPRNDRAAAVVVGP